One part of the Gemmatimonadaceae bacterium genome encodes these proteins:
- a CDS encoding sugar kinase, which yields MGDANTVLVVGSVALDSVETPFGRADDVLGGSGTFFSSAASHFAPVQLVGVVGDDYPIDQLNVLGERGVDLSGVEHAAGSSFRWRGRYRHDLNSAETLETHLGVFSHFRPKIPEQFRRAPFVFLANIDPRLQLQVLEQVERPRLVACDTMNFWIESRRPELIELLGHVDLITLNDGEARQLTGLTNLVQAARWILEKGPRHVLIKKGEHGAFMFTNDSVFFAPAYPLESVFDPTGAGDSFAGGFIGYLAMTGDLSDRSMRRAVVVGSAMGSFAVEQFSNTRLLQITRADIDARVQEFRQLVAFDADLET from the coding sequence ATGGGTGACGCCAACACCGTCCTGGTGGTCGGGTCCGTCGCACTCGACTCGGTTGAAACCCCCTTCGGACGTGCCGATGACGTCCTCGGCGGATCCGGAACATTCTTTTCGTCGGCGGCCTCGCATTTCGCACCGGTGCAGCTGGTGGGTGTGGTGGGCGACGACTATCCCATCGACCAACTCAACGTCCTCGGCGAGCGTGGTGTCGATCTGTCGGGCGTCGAGCATGCGGCCGGGTCGAGCTTTCGGTGGCGTGGTCGGTACCGGCACGATCTCAATTCCGCCGAGACGCTGGAGACGCATCTGGGCGTGTTTTCGCATTTCCGCCCCAAAATTCCGGAACAGTTTCGCCGCGCGCCGTTCGTCTTCCTCGCGAATATCGACCCGCGTCTCCAACTGCAGGTGCTGGAACAGGTGGAGAGGCCTCGACTCGTGGCGTGCGATACGATGAACTTCTGGATTGAGTCGCGCCGTCCGGAACTCATTGAATTGCTGGGACATGTCGACCTTATCACGCTCAACGATGGCGAGGCGCGTCAACTCACCGGGCTGACCAATCTGGTACAGGCGGCGCGCTGGATTCTCGAAAAGGGCCCGAGGCATGTGCTCATCAAGAAGGGCGAGCACGGGGCGTTCATGTTCACGAACGACAGCGTGTTCTTTGCGCCGGCGTATCCGCTCGAATCGGTATTCGACCCGACGGGAGCCGGCGACTCCTTCGCCGGCGGGTTCATCGGGTACCTGGCCATGACGGGCGATCTCAGCGATCGCTCCATGCGGCGCGCCGTTGTCGTTGGATCGGCCATGGGTTCGTTTGCCGTCGAGCAGTTTTCCAACACGCGCCTGCTGCAGATCACGCGCGCGGACATTGATGCACGAGTGCAGGAGTTCCGGCAGTTGGTGGCCTTCGACGCGGATCTCGAGACGTGA
- a CDS encoding phosphoribosylformylglycinamidine cyclo-ligase — protein sequence MTGAQGQPLDYRSAGVDIEAADDAKHRLARLVQSTMTSGARGVFGGFGGMFRVPEGFRAPLLVASADGVGTKIKLAIESERHDTIGHCLVNHCTNDILVQGAVPLFFLDYVAFGKLEPPVVEGVVAGVAAGCRENGCALIGGETAEMPGVYTPPDYDLAGFIVGIVEEDAVLGSARVQPDDVMVALASDGLHTNGYSLARRIISERLQLGPNDPFPEADGASVADIMLKVHRSYLACLKPVLSHIHAMAHITGGGLPGNLNRALPDTLDADVITNTWTIPSWFRVLEEAGAVPRLEMYRAFNMGVGMVVITSPEKARLVMQQAEAHEIAAWELGRLVPGTGKVRFDGVLA from the coding sequence GTGACGGGCGCTCAGGGACAACCGCTCGACTATCGCTCGGCCGGCGTCGACATCGAGGCGGCGGACGACGCCAAGCATCGGCTCGCCAGGCTGGTGCAGTCCACGATGACCTCGGGCGCACGCGGTGTCTTTGGCGGATTCGGCGGCATGTTTCGCGTGCCGGAAGGCTTCCGGGCGCCGCTGCTCGTTGCCAGTGCCGACGGCGTCGGAACGAAAATCAAGCTGGCCATCGAAAGCGAGCGCCATGACACGATAGGGCATTGCCTGGTCAACCACTGCACGAATGACATCCTGGTGCAGGGCGCCGTGCCGCTCTTCTTTCTGGACTATGTGGCCTTCGGAAAACTGGAGCCGCCAGTGGTGGAGGGGGTGGTGGCCGGTGTCGCCGCCGGGTGTCGCGAGAACGGTTGTGCCTTGATCGGCGGTGAAACGGCGGAAATGCCCGGCGTATACACGCCACCGGACTACGACCTGGCTGGCTTCATTGTGGGCATCGTCGAGGAAGACGCGGTCCTGGGCAGCGCGCGCGTGCAACCTGACGATGTCATGGTGGCCCTCGCCAGTGACGGCCTCCACACCAATGGCTACTCCTTGGCCCGCCGCATCATCAGCGAGCGCCTGCAACTCGGTCCCAACGATCCATTTCCTGAAGCCGATGGGGCAAGTGTCGCGGACATTATGCTCAAGGTGCATCGGTCATACCTCGCATGCCTCAAACCGGTGCTAAGCCATATTCACGCGATGGCGCACATCACGGGTGGCGGCTTGCCGGGCAATCTCAATCGGGCGCTGCCGGACACGCTGGACGCTGATGTGATCACCAACACATGGACCATCCCTTCGTGGTTCCGGGTACTTGAGGAGGCGGGCGCCGTTCCGCGACTTGAGATGTACCGGGCTTTCAACATGGGAGTGGGAATGGTCGTGATTACGTCGCCGGAAAAGGCGCGCTTGGTGATGCAGCAGGCCGAAGCGCACGAAATTGCAGCCTGGGAGCTGGGACGCCTGGTGCCGGGTACCGGCAAGGTGCGGTTCGACGGCGTACTCGCGTGA
- the ribD gene encoding bifunctional diaminohydroxyphosphoribosylaminopyrimidine deaminase/5-amino-6-(5-phosphoribosylamino)uracil reductase RibD has protein sequence MTDARDDDTRYMQRALALAERGAGQVAPNPLVGAVVVRDGTIVGEGWHARFGGDHAEVMALRAAGASARGATIYVTLEPCDHVGKTPPCTRAVRDAGVVRVVYAVPDPNPIAAGGGAHLRADGVHVTSSVCEREARDLNAVFLFAVREGSRPFVTLKLAVSIDGALVDASRARGWLTGPDARRAVHALRAQSDATAVGIGTVLSDNPALTVRDVPAPRLTPRRVVFDRRARLPLDSLLVRTAREVPVMVVTDGSRPDAETALRSAGVEVLQATTLSDALRQLRAGGVEHLLVEGGATLASAMMAAGQVDRLITFQGPVILGAGALAAFATLPSRPAETAPRFRVIARREYGADLMTSYAVSGD, from the coding sequence GTGACAGATGCGCGTGACGACGACACGCGATACATGCAACGGGCGCTTGCACTGGCCGAGCGCGGGGCGGGGCAGGTCGCGCCCAACCCGCTGGTTGGCGCGGTGGTCGTGCGGGATGGCACCATTGTCGGAGAAGGATGGCACGCGCGATTCGGCGGTGATCATGCCGAGGTGATGGCATTGCGCGCGGCAGGCGCATCGGCGCGCGGCGCCACCATCTATGTCACGCTGGAACCCTGCGATCATGTCGGGAAGACGCCGCCGTGCACGCGCGCGGTGCGTGACGCTGGCGTTGTGCGCGTCGTGTATGCCGTGCCCGACCCCAACCCCATCGCGGCGGGCGGCGGCGCGCACCTTCGTGCAGATGGCGTGCACGTCACGTCGAGCGTGTGCGAGCGCGAAGCGCGGGATCTCAACGCGGTCTTTCTGTTCGCGGTGCGTGAAGGGTCGCGTCCCTTCGTCACCCTGAAACTCGCAGTGTCGATCGATGGGGCCCTCGTGGATGCCAGCCGGGCGCGCGGGTGGTTGACCGGTCCCGATGCGCGACGGGCCGTCCACGCGTTGCGTGCGCAGTCCGATGCGACGGCCGTCGGGATCGGCACCGTGCTTTCGGACAATCCGGCACTCACCGTGCGCGATGTCCCGGCACCGCGCCTCACGCCGCGACGGGTGGTGTTCGATCGGCGCGCCCGACTGCCGCTGGACTCGCTGTTGGTCCGGACCGCACGGGAGGTCCCGGTCATGGTGGTCACCGATGGGAGTCGGCCCGATGCCGAAACGGCCCTGCGCTCGGCCGGCGTAGAGGTCCTGCAGGCGACCACCCTCTCGGACGCACTGCGACAGCTGCGGGCGGGCGGTGTCGAGCATCTGCTGGTGGAGGGCGGAGCGACGCTGGCCTCGGCGATGATGGCCGCCGGTCAGGTCGACCGACTGATTACTTTTCAGGGACCGGTCATTCTGGGGGCGGGGGCGTTGGCGGCATTTGCGACGTTGCCATCGCGGCCTGCC